Proteins encoded in a region of the Triticum dicoccoides isolate Atlit2015 ecotype Zavitan chromosome 3A, WEW_v2.0, whole genome shotgun sequence genome:
- the LOC119272530 gene encoding uncharacterized protein LOC119272530: MADKQNNKGKEKMRCSESLSDDSDSDSVRPCKRPRRAAPETTPEQQSAQGSLKIRDRKGWQHGTIIDGNRNWQCKYCPMVGRSGGVTSLKHHVAGGSSRVRACPSAPKHVANEVRRWLDRTRRKPRKWTARKGTAVQPAVATTTDPNNSVPSGSTDNEEGSAFPSPASFMTRLVDMMLAAAEVLSKEEQAKDSEKKP, from the exons atggctgacaAACAgaacaacaaggggaaggagaagaTGCGCTGCTCGGAGTCGCTGTCCGACGATTCAGATTCAGATTCAGTACGGCCCTGCAAGAGGCCCCGGCGGGCGGCTCCAGAGACCACCCCGGAGCAGCAG AGCGCACAGGGTTCGTTGAAAATCAGGGATCGAAAGGGATGGCAGCATGGTACCATCATTGACGGAAACAGAAACTGGCAGTGCAAGTACTGCCCCATGGTTGGGCGCAGCGGCGGCGTCACCAGCCTCAAGCATCATGTTGCTGGTGGCAGCAGCAGGGTAAGGGCCTGCCCATCTGCTCCTAAACATGTCGCCAACGAGGTGAGACGTTGGCTGGACAGGACGAGGCGGAAACCGCGAAAGTGGACTGCAAGAAAAGGGACTGCTGTGCAGCCGGCTGTGGCCACGACCACTGACCCCAACAACTCTGTACCCAGCGGTTCGACAGATAATGAGGAAGGCAGTGCCTTCCCCTCACCCGCATCTTTCATGACACGTCTCGTGGACATGATGCTTGCTGCCGCAGAGGTGCTGAGCAAGGAGGAGCAGGCGAAGGACTCTGAAAAGAAGCCATGA